The Pseudomonas baetica genome includes a region encoding these proteins:
- the desA gene encoding delta-9 fatty acid desaturase DesA codes for MWYEGFLGLSAWSLVAVTLLMTHVTIVAVTVYLHRYSAHRSLELHAGLKHFFRFWLWLTTAQNTREWTAIHRKHHAKCETEDDPHSPVIKGLSTVLRKGAELYRAEAENPETLRIYGKNCPEDWIERNLYSRYPLLGVAIMGVIDLLLFGTIGITIWAIQMMWIPVWAAGVVNGLGHAVGYRNFECRDAATNLVPWGILIGGEELHNNHHTYPNSAKLSVKKWEFDLGWAWIKVFSFLRLAKVQRVAPIAHRVEGKGNLDMDTAMAILNNRFQIMAQYRKLVIGPLVKQELAKVDHSVRHQFHRAKRLLSRETSLLEDRHHARIQSMLEHSQALKVIYEKRLALQQIWVKTSSNGHDMLAAIKEWIHEAEASGIQSLREFADQLKTYSLRPAAV; via the coding sequence ATGTGGTACGAAGGTTTTCTTGGCTTGTCGGCCTGGTCACTGGTCGCAGTCACCCTGCTGATGACCCACGTGACAATTGTCGCCGTCACGGTCTATCTGCACCGTTACTCGGCCCATCGCTCGCTGGAGCTGCACGCCGGCCTGAAACACTTTTTTCGTTTCTGGCTGTGGCTGACCACGGCGCAGAACACCCGCGAGTGGACGGCCATCCACCGTAAACACCACGCCAAATGCGAAACCGAGGACGACCCGCACAGCCCGGTCATCAAGGGTTTGTCCACGGTCCTGCGCAAAGGCGCCGAACTGTATCGCGCCGAAGCCGAGAACCCGGAAACCCTGCGCATCTACGGCAAAAATTGCCCGGAAGACTGGATCGAGCGCAACCTCTACAGCCGCTACCCTCTGCTGGGCGTGGCGATCATGGGCGTTATCGACCTGCTGCTGTTCGGCACCATCGGCATCACCATCTGGGCGATCCAGATGATGTGGATCCCGGTATGGGCCGCCGGCGTGGTCAACGGCCTGGGGCATGCCGTCGGTTATCGCAACTTCGAATGCCGCGACGCAGCAACCAATCTGGTGCCGTGGGGCATTCTGATCGGTGGCGAAGAACTGCATAACAACCATCACACCTACCCTAACTCGGCCAAACTGTCGGTGAAGAAGTGGGAGTTCGACCTCGGTTGGGCCTGGATCAAAGTCTTCAGCTTCCTGCGTCTGGCCAAGGTGCAGCGTGTAGCGCCGATTGCCCACCGCGTCGAAGGCAAAGGCAATCTGGACATGGACACCGCTATGGCGATTCTCAACAATCGCTTCCAGATCATGGCCCAGTACCGCAAGTTGGTCATCGGCCCGCTGGTCAAGCAGGAGCTGGCCAAGGTCGATCACTCGGTGCGTCACCAGTTCCACCGGGCCAAACGTCTGCTGTCGCGGGAAACCAGCCTGCTGGAAGATCGTCATCACGCACGCATCCAGAGCATGCTCGAACACAGTCAGGCGCTGAAGGTCATTTACGAAAAACGCCTGGCCCTGCAGCAGATCTGGGTCAAGACCAGCTCAAATGGCCACGACATGCTCGCTGCCATCAAGGAATGGATTCACGAGGCTGAGGCCAGCGGCATCCAGTCCCTGCGCGAATTCGCCGACCAGTTGAAAACCTACTCGCTGCGTCCTGCGGCAGTCTGA
- a CDS encoding GGDEF domain-containing protein, giving the protein MVNNNQKDSSLPQWPEAAQTLMALMHAQGEVARLSEREQLFSSLLVSVNAVLWAFNWETRQVLYVSPAYERIFGRSAGLLLADHNQWRDSIYPDDLDYAERSLAEVLRKGAVEDREYRIIAADGQVRWLSDKCFINRQDEPGQPVIIVGIAEDITDKKQMETELQRLATTDVLTQSSNRRHFFECAHREFEEARLQGAPLAFLLLDIDDFKVINDSYGHPQGDNVLQQIAECGRSSLRRGDLFGRIGGEEFAAVFPGCAPDMAMQVAERLQQQIQRLSFSHDGQTFGITVSQGLTSLTAQDESLDSLFARADAAMYEAKRQGKNRIISG; this is encoded by the coding sequence ATGGTCAATAACAACCAAAAAGACTCATCCCTCCCGCAGTGGCCCGAGGCCGCGCAAACCCTGATGGCGCTGATGCACGCCCAAGGCGAAGTCGCACGCCTTAGCGAACGCGAGCAACTGTTCAGCTCGCTTTTGGTCAGCGTCAACGCTGTGCTCTGGGCCTTTAACTGGGAAACCCGTCAGGTGCTGTACGTCAGCCCGGCCTATGAAAGGATTTTCGGACGATCCGCAGGCCTTCTGCTGGCCGACCACAACCAGTGGCGCGACAGCATCTACCCGGACGATCTGGACTACGCCGAACGCAGCCTCGCCGAAGTGCTGCGCAAAGGTGCGGTGGAAGATCGCGAATACCGGATCATCGCCGCCGACGGCCAAGTGCGCTGGCTCAGCGACAAATGCTTCATCAATCGTCAGGACGAACCCGGCCAACCGGTAATCATCGTCGGCATCGCCGAGGACATCACCGACAAAAAGCAGATGGAAACCGAGCTGCAACGCCTGGCCACCACCGATGTGCTGACCCAGAGCAGCAACCGTCGACACTTTTTCGAATGCGCCCACCGCGAATTCGAAGAGGCGCGCCTGCAAGGCGCGCCATTGGCTTTCCTGCTGCTGGATATCGATGACTTCAAAGTGATCAACGACAGCTACGGTCATCCCCAGGGCGACAACGTGCTGCAACAGATCGCCGAGTGCGGCCGCAGCTCGTTACGTCGGGGCGATCTTTTCGGGCGTATTGGCGGCGAGGAATTTGCCGCAGTATTTCCAGGCTGCGCGCCGGACATGGCCATGCAAGTAGCCGAGCGCCTGCAACAACAGATTCAACGCTTGAGCTTCAGCCATGACGGTCAGACTTTCGGCATCACCGTGAGCCAGGGCCTGACCAGCCTCACGGCACAAGACGAAAGCCTCGACAGCCTGTTCGCCCGGGCGGATGCGGCGATGTATGAGGCCAAGCGGCAGGGCAAGAACCGGATTATCTCTGGCTGA
- a CDS encoding response regulator translates to MTAVDLPAVPRVLIAEADPWSRDLLKQVLLNVRCDARVDLCVDGQQALDMLRDVPYDLAIVDWELPGTDGLNVLRSVRQRKRNPPLPFILMSTRNDSASVREALPLAPTAYLTKPLNMESLTERLQGLLLNAGEQVLCEVPALAPGMTLSVFLERRREQADGAPLMTDVQVAVKRSLNPGGLDLKLLEDEIKTDPQITAVLIAAANSAAQHHGTAVQTLAQALHRLGTGQSMNLILGLALKRSARLSDPCLADYAERYWGLSLHTAEYARTLARLLDLDQERCYCAGMLHRLGDLALLRCLQEWKQAGGELDEWEEVGDALAEFGAAYGSALRTRWRLPLELRELIASVYQLGGGVYSREALVMNMAAQMARLTEHEGIEELAKSRTARLLKIGLPELMRMRK, encoded by the coding sequence ATGACTGCCGTTGATTTACCCGCCGTACCCCGAGTGCTGATTGCCGAGGCTGATCCATGGTCTCGAGACCTGCTCAAACAAGTGTTGCTGAACGTGCGTTGCGATGCGCGTGTGGATCTGTGTGTCGATGGCCAGCAGGCCTTGGACATGCTGCGCGACGTGCCTTATGACCTGGCGATCGTTGACTGGGAATTGCCCGGCACCGATGGGCTGAACGTACTTCGCAGCGTGCGTCAGCGCAAACGCAATCCGCCGCTGCCATTCATTCTGATGAGCACTCGCAACGACAGCGCCAGTGTGCGTGAAGCCCTGCCGTTGGCGCCGACGGCGTACCTGACCAAACCGTTGAACATGGAAAGCCTGACCGAGCGCTTGCAGGGGTTGCTGCTCAATGCCGGGGAACAAGTGTTGTGTGAAGTACCTGCGCTGGCGCCGGGCATGACCTTGTCGGTGTTCCTTGAGCGGCGCCGCGAGCAGGCTGACGGCGCGCCGTTGATGACCGATGTGCAGGTGGCGGTCAAACGCAGCCTCAATCCCGGCGGGCTGGATCTGAAGTTGCTGGAAGATGAGATAAAAACCGATCCACAGATCACCGCCGTGTTGATCGCCGCCGCCAATAGTGCCGCGCAGCACCATGGCACGGCAGTCCAGACGCTCGCGCAGGCGCTGCATCGGCTCGGTACCGGGCAGAGCATGAATCTGATTCTGGGGTTGGCGCTCAAGCGCAGCGCCAGACTCAGTGACCCGTGTCTGGCGGACTACGCCGAGCGTTATTGGGGGCTGTCACTGCATACCGCTGAGTACGCGCGCACCCTGGCGCGTCTGCTCGATCTGGATCAGGAGCGCTGTTATTGCGCAGGCATGTTGCATCGGCTGGGTGATCTGGCATTGCTGCGTTGCTTGCAGGAGTGGAAGCAGGCCGGTGGTGAGCTGGATGAATGGGAAGAGGTCGGCGACGCGCTAGCCGAATTCGGTGCGGCCTACGGTTCGGCGCTGCGCACTCGCTGGCGTTTGCCGCTGGAGCTGCGCGAGTTGATTGCCTCGGTCTACCAGCTCGGCGGTGGGGTGTATTCCCGCGAGGCGCTGGTGATGAACATGGCGGCGCAAATGGCGCGCCTGACCGAGCATGAGGGTATTGAGGAACTGGCGAAGAGTCGCACGGCACGGCTGCTCAAGATCGGGTTGCCGGAGTTGATGCGGATGCGTAAGTAG
- the gabT gene encoding 4-aminobutyrate--2-oxoglutarate transaminase — translation MSKTNAELMARRTAAVPRGVGQIHPIFAESAKNATVTDVEGREFIDFAGGIAVLNTGHVHPKIIAAVTEQLNKLTHTCFQVLAYEPYVELCEKINAKVPGNFDKKTLLVTTGSEAVENAVKIARAATGRAGVIAFTGAYHGRTMMTLGLTGKVVPYSAGMGLMPGGIFRALYPNELHGVSIDDSIASIERIFKNDAEPKDIAAIIIEPVQGEGGFYVAPKEFMKRLRALCDQHGILLIADEVQTGAGRTGTFFAMEQMGVAADLTTFAKSIAGGFPLAGVCGKAEYMDAIAPGGLGGTYAGSPIACAAALAVMEVFEEEKLLDRCKAVGERLVTGLKAIQAKYPVIGEVRALGAMIAVELFENGDSHKPNAAAVASVVAKARDKGLILLSCGTYGNVLRVLVPLTSPDEQLDKGLAIIEECFSEL, via the coding sequence ATGAGCAAGACTAACGCTGAACTGATGGCCCGCCGTACCGCTGCTGTACCCCGTGGTGTTGGCCAGATTCACCCGATCTTCGCCGAGTCCGCGAAGAACGCGACCGTGACTGACGTTGAAGGTCGTGAATTCATCGACTTCGCCGGCGGTATCGCTGTGCTGAACACCGGTCACGTGCACCCGAAAATCATTGCTGCCGTGACCGAACAGCTGAACAAGCTGACCCACACCTGCTTCCAGGTGCTGGCTTACGAGCCTTACGTCGAGCTGTGCGAAAAAATCAACGCCAAGGTGCCAGGCAATTTCGACAAAAAAACCCTGCTGGTCACCACCGGTTCCGAAGCTGTAGAAAACGCCGTGAAAATCGCCCGTGCCGCCACTGGCCGCGCTGGAGTGATCGCCTTCACCGGCGCTTACCACGGTCGCACCATGATGACCTTGGGTCTGACCGGTAAAGTCGTGCCTTATTCGGCCGGTATGGGCCTGATGCCAGGCGGCATCTTCCGCGCGCTGTACCCGAACGAACTGCACGGTGTGAGCATCGATGATTCGATCGCTTCGATCGAACGCATCTTCAAGAACGACGCCGAGCCGAAAGACATCGCCGCGATCATCATCGAGCCTGTTCAGGGTGAAGGTGGTTTCTACGTCGCGCCGAAGGAGTTCATGAAGCGTCTGCGTGCCCTGTGCGACCAGCACGGCATCCTGCTGATCGCTGACGAAGTGCAGACCGGCGCTGGCCGTACCGGCACCTTCTTCGCCATGGAACAGATGGGCGTTGCTGCCGACCTGACCACCTTCGCCAAATCCATTGCGGGCGGTTTCCCGCTGGCCGGTGTGTGTGGCAAGGCTGAATACATGGACGCCATCGCACCAGGCGGCCTGGGCGGCACCTACGCCGGTAGCCCGATCGCTTGCGCCGCGGCCCTGGCCGTGATGGAAGTGTTCGAAGAAGAAAAACTGCTGGATCGCTGCAAGGCTGTCGGCGAGCGTCTGGTCACTGGCCTCAAAGCCATCCAGGCCAAGTACCCGGTCATCGGCGAAGTCCGCGCCTTGGGTGCAATGATCGCCGTCGAGCTGTTCGAAAACGGCGACAGCCACAAGCCGAACGCTGCCGCTGTCGCGTCCGTTGTCGCCAAGGCTCGCGACAAGGGCCTGATCCTGCTGTCCTGCGGCACTTACGGCAACGTTCTGCGCGTACTCGTACCGCTGACCTCGCCGGACGAGCAACTGGACAAAGGTCTGGCGATCATCGAAGAGTGCTTCTCGGAGCTGTAA
- the gabD gene encoding NADP-dependent succinate-semialdehyde dehydrogenase, translated as MQLKDTQLFRQQAFIDGAWVDADNGQTIKVNNPATGEILGTVPKMGAAETRRAIEAADKALPAWRALTAKERAGKLRRWFELMIENQDDLARLMTLEQGKPLAEAKGEIVYAASFIEWFAEEAKRIYGDVIPGHQPDKRLIVIKQPIGVTAAITPWNFPAAMITRKAGPALAAGCTMVLKPASQTPFSAFALAELAQRAGIPAGVFSVVSGSAGDIGSELTSNPIVRKLSFTGSTEIGRQLMAECAKDIKKVSLELGGNAPFIVFDDADLDKAVEGAIISKYRNNGQTCVCANRLYIQDSVYDAFAEKLKVAVAKLKIGNGLEDGTTTGPLIDEKAVAKVQEHIADAVAKGATVLAGGKAMEGNFFEPTILTNVPKNAAVAKEETFGPLAPLFRFKDEAEVIAMSNDTEFGLASYFYARDLGRVFRVAEALEYGMVGVNTGLISNEVAPFGGIKASGLGREGSKYGIEDYLEIKYLCLGI; from the coding sequence ATGCAGCTTAAAGACACCCAGTTGTTCCGCCAGCAAGCCTTCATTGATGGCGCTTGGGTCGATGCGGACAACGGTCAGACGATCAAGGTCAACAACCCGGCCACTGGCGAAATCCTCGGCACCGTGCCGAAGATGGGCGCGGCCGAAACCCGCCGTGCCATCGAAGCCGCTGACAAAGCGCTGCCGGCCTGGCGTGCACTGACCGCCAAAGAGCGTGCCGGCAAGCTGCGTCGCTGGTTCGAACTGATGATCGAGAACCAGGACGACCTCGCGCGCCTGATGACTCTCGAGCAGGGCAAGCCGCTGGCCGAAGCCAAGGGCGAAATCGTTTACGCCGCTTCGTTCATCGAGTGGTTCGCCGAAGAAGCCAAGCGCATTTACGGTGACGTGATTCCGGGCCACCAGCCGGACAAGCGTCTGATCGTGATCAAGCAGCCAATCGGTGTGACCGCGGCCATTACCCCGTGGAACTTCCCGGCGGCGATGATCACCCGTAAGGCCGGCCCGGCGCTGGCTGCCGGTTGCACCATGGTGCTCAAGCCTGCTTCGCAAACGCCATTTTCCGCATTCGCACTGGCTGAGCTGGCCCAGCGTGCCGGCATTCCTGCCGGTGTGTTCAGCGTTGTTTCCGGCAGCGCCGGCGACATCGGCAGCGAGCTGACCAGCAACCCGATCGTGCGCAAGCTGTCCTTCACCGGTTCGACCGAAATCGGTCGTCAGCTGATGGCCGAATGCGCCAAGGACATCAAGAAAGTCTCGCTGGAACTGGGCGGCAACGCGCCGTTCATCGTGTTCGACGACGCGGATCTGGATAAGGCCGTTGAAGGCGCGATCATTTCCAAGTACCGCAACAATGGCCAGACCTGCGTCTGCGCCAACCGTCTGTACATTCAGGATTCGGTCTATGACGCATTCGCCGAGAAGCTGAAAGTGGCAGTGGCCAAGTTGAAGATCGGCAACGGTCTGGAAGACGGCACCACCACGGGCCCGCTGATCGATGAAAAAGCCGTGGCCAAGGTACAAGAACACATCGCTGACGCCGTGGCCAAAGGCGCCACTGTGCTGGCGGGCGGCAAGGCAATGGAAGGTAACTTCTTTGAGCCGACCATCCTGACCAACGTGCCGAAAAACGCAGCCGTGGCCAAGGAAGAAACCTTTGGCCCGCTGGCCCCACTGTTCCGTTTCAAAGACGAAGCTGAAGTGATCGCGATGTCCAACGACACCGAGTTCGGTCTGGCCTCGTACTTCTACGCTCGTGACCTGGGCCGTGTGTTCCGTGTGGCGGAAGCCCTGGAATACGGCATGGTTGGCGTCAACACCGGGCTGATCTCCAACGAAGTCGCGCCGTTCGGCGGCATCAAGGCGTCGGGCCTGGGCCGTGAAGGCTCCAAGTACGGCATCGAAGATTACCTGGAAATCAAATACCTCTGCCTGGGCATCTAA